In one window of Kitasatospora sp. MMS16-BH015 DNA:
- the hpnE gene encoding hydroxysqualene dehydroxylase HpnE: MTSRPDTTPTAVVVGGGLAGLTAALRLAEAGQRVTLLESRPRLGGLAFSFRRGELTVDNGQHVYLRCCTAYRGLLDRLGAAGLTEIQPRLDVPVLAVSPDGSRRTLGRLRRAELPVPLHLAASLARYPHLSTADRLRVVRAALALQGLDLTESGLDRMSFSEWLGRHGQTPQTLAALWDLVGVATLNATAEQTSLALAAMVFKTGLLSDPGASDIGIASRPLGELHHDKALAELERAGVRVLLRAKATELKTGEGRHDVRLEGGELLSADTVVLAGAQESAAALLPAGAVEQRIDLLGHAPILNVHVVYDRQLLRRPFFAALGSPVQWVFDRTAHSGLAASGIGERHPGAQYLALSQSAVQEEIDLPVAELRRRYLPELERLLPAARGAEVLDFFVTRERTATFAPAPGTAALRPGARTSVPGLLLAGAWTATGWPATMESAVRSGHAAADAALAGGRLPTDRGDGRWPR; the protein is encoded by the coding sequence ATGACGTCACGGCCTGACACCACCCCCACCGCCGTGGTCGTCGGCGGCGGCCTGGCCGGCCTCACGGCGGCCCTGCGCCTCGCCGAGGCCGGGCAGCGGGTGACCCTGCTGGAGAGCAGGCCCAGGCTGGGCGGCCTGGCCTTCTCCTTCCGCCGCGGCGAGCTGACCGTGGACAACGGCCAGCACGTCTACCTGCGGTGCTGCACCGCCTACCGCGGTCTGCTCGACCGGCTGGGGGCCGCCGGGCTCACCGAGATCCAGCCCCGGCTGGACGTCCCGGTGCTGGCCGTCTCGCCCGACGGCAGCCGCCGCACGCTCGGTCGCCTGCGTCGCGCAGAGCTACCGGTGCCGCTGCACCTGGCCGCCAGTCTGGCCCGCTACCCCCACCTCTCCACGGCCGACCGGCTGCGCGTGGTGCGGGCCGCACTGGCTCTGCAGGGCCTCGACCTGACGGAGTCGGGCCTGGATCGAATGTCATTTTCCGAGTGGTTGGGCCGCCACGGACAGACCCCGCAGACCCTCGCGGCCCTCTGGGACCTGGTCGGTGTGGCGACCCTCAACGCCACCGCCGAGCAGACCTCGCTCGCGCTCGCCGCGATGGTCTTCAAGACCGGTCTGCTCTCCGACCCCGGCGCCTCCGACATCGGCATCGCCAGCCGCCCGCTGGGCGAGCTGCACCACGACAAGGCGCTGGCCGAGCTGGAGCGGGCCGGGGTGCGGGTGCTGCTGCGCGCCAAGGCCACCGAGCTCAAGACCGGCGAGGGCCGGCACGACGTGCGGCTGGAGGGCGGGGAGCTGCTCAGCGCCGACACCGTGGTGCTGGCCGGCGCCCAGGAGTCGGCCGCCGCGCTGCTGCCCGCCGGGGCCGTGGAGCAGCGGATCGACCTGCTGGGCCACGCGCCGATCCTCAACGTGCACGTGGTCTACGACCGGCAGCTGCTGCGCCGCCCGTTCTTCGCGGCGCTCGGCTCGCCGGTGCAGTGGGTCTTCGACCGCACCGCGCACTCCGGCCTGGCCGCGAGCGGCATCGGCGAGCGGCACCCGGGCGCGCAGTACCTCGCGCTCTCGCAGTCGGCCGTGCAGGAGGAGATCGACCTGCCGGTGGCCGAGCTGCGCCGCCGCTACCTGCCCGAGCTGGAGCGCCTGCTGCCGGCCGCCAGGGGCGCCGAGGTGCTCGACTTCTTCGTCACCCGGGAGCGCACGGCCACCTTCGCGCCCGCCCCGGGCACGGCGGCGCTGCGCCCCGGCGCGCGCACCAGCGTGCCCGGCCTGCTGCTGGCCGGCGCGTGGACGGCCACCGGCTGGCCCGCCACGATGGAGAGCGCCGTGCGCAGCGGGCACGCCGCCGCCGACGCCGCCCTGGCGGGCGGCCGGCTGCCCACCGACCGGGGTGACGGCAGGTGGCCGCGATGA
- the hpnC gene encoding squalene synthase HpnC → MAASAKSDNQTDGTGSTLSKADLENFPVAPGFLPAAWRTDLMAVYGFARLVDDTGDGDLADPAGTARLLGVTPAEQPDETVFRLAMLDGLERDLDRAFEAALPGAAGEPPRHPLLRALVPLVRRHEVEPEPFRRLIEANRVDQVADRYPTYQDLLEYCTLSADPVGRLVLALAGVSTPERIALSDAVCTALQIVEHLQDVAEDLARGRIYLPGEDLEKFGVTEAMLAEPTAGPQVRALVAFEVERARTLLDRGAPLVGTVRGRLRLLLAGFTAGGYAALAAIETAGYDVLATQAKPDKRRLAVKAATLFAKGR, encoded by the coding sequence GTGGCGGCTTCGGCCAAATCAGACAATCAGACGGACGGCACCGGGTCGACGCTGAGCAAGGCGGACCTGGAGAACTTCCCGGTGGCGCCCGGCTTCCTGCCCGCCGCCTGGCGCACCGACCTGATGGCCGTCTACGGCTTCGCCCGGCTGGTCGACGACACCGGGGACGGCGACCTCGCCGACCCGGCGGGGACGGCCCGGCTGCTGGGCGTCACTCCGGCGGAGCAGCCCGACGAGACGGTCTTCAGACTGGCCATGCTGGACGGTCTGGAGCGCGACCTGGACCGGGCCTTCGAGGCGGCCCTGCCGGGAGCCGCGGGGGAGCCGCCCCGGCACCCGCTGCTGCGGGCCCTCGTCCCGCTGGTGCGCCGGCACGAGGTGGAGCCCGAGCCGTTCCGCCGGCTGATCGAGGCCAACCGGGTCGACCAGGTGGCCGACCGCTACCCCACGTACCAGGACCTGCTCGAGTACTGCACCCTCTCCGCCGACCCGGTCGGCCGGCTGGTGCTGGCGCTGGCGGGGGTGAGCACCCCCGAGCGGATCGCGCTCTCCGACGCCGTCTGCACCGCGCTGCAGATCGTCGAGCACCTCCAGGACGTGGCCGAGGACCTGGCCCGCGGGCGGATCTACCTGCCCGGCGAGGACCTGGAGAAGTTCGGCGTCACCGAGGCGATGCTGGCCGAGCCCACGGCTGGTCCGCAGGTCCGGGCGCTGGTCGCGTTCGAGGTCGAACGAGCGCGCACCCTGCTCGATCGCGGCGCACCACTGGTCGGTACGGTTCGGGGAAGGCTCCGACTGCTCCTCGCGGGTTTCACCGCGGGCGGGTACGCGGCCCTGGCGGCGATCGAGACCGCCGGGTACGACGTGCTGGCGACGCAGGCGAAGCCGGACAAGCGCCGCCTCGCAGTGAAGGCGGCGACACTCTTCGCGAAGGGAAGGTGA
- the hpnH gene encoding adenosyl-hopene transferase HpnH, which produces MAMPLRQSIRVSTYLMQQKLMKRDKFPLIVELEPLFACNLACEGCGKIQHPAGVLKQRMPVAQAVGAVLESGAPMVSIAGGEPLMHPQIDEIVRQLVARRKYVFLCTNALLLRKKLDKFTPSPYLTFTVHIDGLKERHDASVAKEGTFDEAVAAIREAKRRGFRVTTNSTFFNTDTPQTIIEVLDYLNDELKVDEMMISPAYAYEKAPDQEHFLGVEQTRELFRKAFAGGNRRRWRLNHSPLFLDFLEGRIDFECTAWGIPNYSLFGWQRPCYLMSDGYVPTYRELIEKTDWSKYGRGKDPRCANCMAHCGYEPTAVLATMGSLKESIRAARETLGA; this is translated from the coding sequence ATGGCCATGCCGCTACGCCAGTCCATCCGCGTCAGCACCTACTTGATGCAGCAGAAGCTCATGAAGCGGGACAAGTTCCCGCTGATCGTCGAGCTCGAACCGCTCTTCGCCTGCAACCTCGCCTGCGAGGGCTGCGGCAAGATCCAGCACCCGGCCGGCGTGCTCAAGCAGCGCATGCCGGTGGCCCAGGCCGTCGGCGCCGTGCTCGAATCCGGCGCCCCGATGGTCTCCATCGCCGGCGGCGAGCCGCTGATGCACCCGCAGATCGACGAGATCGTCCGCCAGCTGGTGGCCCGCCGCAAGTACGTCTTCCTCTGCACCAACGCGCTGCTGCTGCGCAAGAAGCTGGACAAGTTCACCCCCTCGCCGTACCTGACCTTCACCGTGCACATCGACGGCCTGAAGGAGCGGCACGACGCCTCGGTGGCCAAGGAGGGCACCTTCGACGAGGCGGTGGCCGCGATCCGCGAGGCCAAGCGCCGCGGCTTCCGGGTGACCACCAACTCCACCTTCTTCAACACCGACACCCCGCAGACCATCATCGAGGTGCTCGACTACCTCAACGACGAGCTCAAGGTCGACGAGATGATGATCTCCCCTGCCTACGCCTACGAGAAGGCGCCCGACCAGGAGCACTTCCTCGGGGTCGAGCAGACCAGGGAGCTCTTCCGGAAGGCCTTCGCCGGGGGCAACCGCCGCCGCTGGCGGCTCAACCACAGCCCGCTCTTCCTGGACTTCCTGGAGGGCCGGATCGACTTCGAGTGCACCGCCTGGGGCATCCCGAACTACTCGCTGTTCGGCTGGCAGCGGCCCTGCTACCTGATGTCCGACGGCTACGTGCCGACCTACCGCGAGCTGATCGAGAAGACCGACTGGTCCAAGTACGGCCGCGGCAAGGACCCGCGCTGCGCCAACTGCATGGCCCACTGTGGCTACGAGCCGACGGCCGTGCTGGCCACCATGGGCTCGCTCAAGGAGTCGATCCGGGCCGCCCGGGAGACCCTCGGGGCGTAG
- the dxs gene encoding 1-deoxy-D-xylulose-5-phosphate synthase — translation MSRPPLLLGIHGPADLRAVAPADLPVLAEEIRDFLIDAVTRTGGHLGPNLGVVELTIALHRVFDSPTDRILWDTGHQSYVHKLLTGRHDFSRLRAKGGLSGYPSREESEHDVIENSHASTVLGYADGLAKAHQLLERPDRHTVAVIGDGALTGGLAWEALNNIADAKDRPLVIVVNDNERSYAKTVGGLAHHLATLRTTKGYERFLALGKGALQRTPVVGQPIFEALHGAKKGFKDAFAPQGLFEDLGLKYLGPIDGHDLGAVEQALRQARGFGGPVIVHCLTVKGRGYRPAELDEADRFHAVNAMDPYTCLPVSPACGTSWTSVFGKELVRLGAERQDLVAITAAMLQPVGLAPFAAAYPERTFDVGIAEQHAVTSAAGLATAGLHPVVAVYATFLNRAFDQVLMDVALHKLGVTFVLDRAGITGNDGASHNGMWDMSILQVVPGLRLAAPRDAEQLREQLGEAVRVEDAPTVLRFPKGETGPAVPAVERIGGVDVLQRTGPDPDILLVAVGALAPACLDAAALLLADGFTTTVVDPRWVKPVPEALVELAARHRLVVTVEDNGRVGGVGCAVAQALRDAEVDVPLRDLGIPQEFLAHASRGEIMEEAGLTGTGVAAQAAAFAKHLLPIRGANPHHA, via the coding sequence ATGTCACGCCCGCCCCTCCTGCTCGGCATCCACGGCCCGGCCGACCTCCGGGCGGTCGCCCCCGCCGACCTCCCGGTGCTGGCCGAGGAGATCCGGGACTTCCTGATCGACGCGGTGACCCGCACCGGCGGGCACCTCGGCCCCAACCTGGGCGTGGTCGAGCTGACCATCGCCCTGCACCGAGTGTTCGACTCACCCACCGACCGGATCCTCTGGGACACCGGCCACCAGTCCTACGTGCACAAGCTCCTCACCGGCCGTCACGACTTCTCGCGGCTGCGGGCCAAGGGCGGACTCTCCGGCTACCCCTCCCGGGAGGAGTCGGAGCACGACGTGATCGAGAACTCGCACGCCTCCACCGTGCTCGGCTACGCCGACGGCCTGGCCAAGGCCCACCAGCTGCTCGAGCGCCCCGACCGGCACACCGTCGCGGTGATCGGCGACGGCGCGCTCACCGGCGGGCTGGCCTGGGAGGCGTTGAACAACATCGCCGACGCCAAGGACCGCCCGCTGGTCATCGTGGTCAACGACAACGAGCGCTCCTACGCCAAGACCGTCGGCGGCCTGGCCCACCACCTCGCCACCCTGCGCACCACCAAGGGGTACGAGCGGTTCCTGGCGCTGGGCAAGGGCGCGCTCCAGCGCACCCCGGTGGTCGGCCAGCCGATCTTCGAGGCGCTGCACGGCGCCAAGAAGGGCTTCAAGGACGCCTTCGCCCCCCAGGGCCTGTTCGAGGACCTGGGCCTGAAGTACCTCGGCCCGATCGACGGCCACGACCTGGGCGCGGTGGAGCAGGCGCTGCGGCAGGCCCGGGGCTTCGGCGGGCCGGTCATCGTGCACTGCCTGACCGTCAAGGGCCGCGGCTACCGCCCGGCCGAGCTGGACGAGGCCGACCGGTTCCACGCCGTCAACGCGATGGACCCGTACACCTGCCTGCCGGTCAGCCCCGCCTGCGGCACCTCCTGGACCTCGGTGTTCGGCAAGGAACTGGTGCGGCTCGGCGCCGAGCGCCAGGACCTGGTGGCGATCACCGCCGCCATGCTCCAGCCGGTGGGCCTGGCCCCCTTCGCCGCCGCCTACCCCGAGCGCACCTTCGACGTGGGCATCGCCGAGCAGCACGCCGTCACCAGCGCGGCCGGCCTGGCCACCGCCGGGCTGCACCCCGTGGTCGCGGTCTACGCCACCTTCCTCAACCGCGCCTTCGACCAGGTGCTGATGGACGTGGCCCTGCACAAGCTGGGCGTCACCTTCGTACTCGACCGCGCGGGCATCACCGGCAACGACGGCGCCTCGCACAACGGCATGTGGGACATGTCGATCCTGCAGGTCGTCCCGGGCCTCAGGCTGGCCGCCCCGCGCGACGCCGAGCAGCTGCGCGAGCAGCTGGGCGAGGCCGTGCGGGTCGAGGACGCGCCCACCGTGCTGCGCTTCCCCAAGGGCGAGACCGGCCCGGCCGTGCCGGCCGTGGAGCGGATCGGCGGGGTGGACGTGCTCCAGCGCACCGGGCCCGACCCGGACATCCTGCTGGTGGCCGTCGGCGCGCTGGCCCCGGCCTGCCTGGACGCCGCCGCGCTGCTGCTGGCCGACGGCTTCACCACCACCGTGGTCGACCCGCGCTGGGTCAAGCCGGTGCCCGAGGCCCTGGTCGAGCTGGCCGCCCGGCACCGCCTGGTGGTCACCGTGGAGGACAACGGCCGGGTCGGCGGCGTCGGCTGCGCCGTCGCCCAGGCCCTGCGCGACGCCGAGGTGGACGTGCCGCTGCGCGACCTCGGCATCCCGCAGGAGTTCCTGGCCCACGCCTCCCGGGGCGAAATCATGGAGGAGGCCGGCCTCACCGGCACCGGCGTGGCCGCCCAGGCCGCCGCCTTCGCCAAGCACCTGCTACCGATCCGAGGAGCGAACCCGCACCATGCCTGA
- a CDS encoding 1-hydroxy-2-methyl-2-butenyl 4-diphosphate reductase — protein MTRAPLLVLCALAPEVWALRGGDWTGAAGAPVLARTGMGPARARARAAGLLASGRYGALAVAGFGAAVGPGCSPGDVIVADRVQDGRGAAHPLASAAPLAGALRERGLTAHIGPHHTADHVVRGLERRALHAQGALAVDMEAAAVLAAHAELRPDLPVAVLRVVVDTPERELLRPGTLPAGLRAWRALRAAVPALTAWHRFAASATESLPSTLPQEAS, from the coding sequence GTGACTCGTGCACCCCTGCTCGTGCTCTGCGCGCTGGCGCCCGAGGTCTGGGCGCTGCGCGGCGGGGACTGGACGGGCGCCGCGGGGGCACCCGTGCTGGCCCGCACCGGGATGGGCCCGGCCCGGGCCCGGGCCCGGGCGGCCGGGCTGCTCGCCTCCGGGCGGTACGGCGCCCTGGCGGTGGCGGGCTTCGGCGCCGCCGTCGGCCCGGGCTGCTCGCCCGGGGACGTGATCGTCGCCGACCGCGTCCAGGACGGCCGGGGGGCCGCCCACCCGCTCGCCTCGGCCGCACCACTGGCCGGGGCGCTGCGGGAGCGCGGTCTGACCGCGCACATCGGACCGCACCACACCGCCGACCACGTGGTCCGCGGCCTGGAGCGGCGGGCCCTGCACGCGCAGGGCGCGCTGGCCGTGGACATGGAGGCCGCCGCCGTACTGGCGGCCCACGCCGAGCTCCGCCCCGACCTCCCCGTGGCCGTGCTGCGGGTGGTCGTCGACACGCCCGAGCGCGAGCTGCTGCGCCCGGGCACCCTGCCCGCCGGTCTCCGGGCCTGGCGGGCCCTGCGCGCCGCAGTACCGGCGCTCACCGCCTGGCACCGTTTCGCGGCTTCCGCCACCGAATCCCTGCCCTCGACGCTCCCACAGGAGGCGAGCTAA
- the shc gene encoding squalene--hopene cyclase, whose product MTATADGRLDPEYDSEPVAVTERPSVMGNLNGRHSTVGHAALPSDGATTPAEALARATSHLLSLQHAEGWWKGDLETNVTMDAEDLLLRQFLGIRTAEETAASAAWIRSQQRADGTWATFHEGPPELSATVEAYVALKLAGDDPQEPHMAAAAAYVRAAGGIAATRVFTRIWLALFGWWPWERLPEMPPEVMFLPRWLPLNIYAFGCWARQTIVPLTVVSAHRPVRPGPFELTELHTDPADPFPERPLSPAASWDGLFERLDKLLHAYHHVAARPLRRLALAKAGRWIVERQEADGCWGGIQPPAVYSLIALHLLGYELDHPVMKAGLASFDKFTVHTEDGRRWMEACQSPVWDTCLATIALRDAGLPADHPALVTSVGWMLDEEITIPGDWSVRRPSLTPGGWAFEFENDNYPDVDDTAEVVLALRRVTHPEQARLDGAVSRAVEWGLGMQSRNGAWGAFDVDNTSTLPNKLPFCDFGEVVDPPSADVTAHMVEMLAEVGLAEDPRTRRGIAWLLANQEADGSWFGRWGTNYIYGTGSVLPALVAAKLPTDHPAIRRAVGWLESRQNADGGWGEDMRSYADPEQWSGRGASTASQTAWALMALMAAGEGMAGARSEAVERGVRWLVDTQLPSGTWDEPQFTGTGFPWDFSINYHLYRLVFPVTALGRYLHQTPLGGGRR is encoded by the coding sequence TTGACAGCAACCGCGGACGGCCGGCTCGACCCTGAGTACGATTCCGAGCCGGTCGCGGTGACCGAACGACCGTCAGTCATGGGGAATCTGAACGGTCGTCACAGCACAGTGGGGCACGCCGCCCTGCCATCGGACGGGGCGACCACCCCCGCCGAGGCACTGGCCCGGGCCACCAGCCACCTGCTCTCCCTCCAGCACGCGGAGGGATGGTGGAAGGGTGACCTGGAGACCAACGTCACGATGGACGCCGAGGACCTGTTACTGCGGCAGTTCCTCGGAATCCGTACGGCGGAGGAGACCGCCGCGAGTGCCGCCTGGATCCGCTCCCAGCAGCGGGCCGACGGCACCTGGGCCACCTTCCACGAGGGCCCGCCGGAGCTCTCCGCCACCGTCGAGGCCTATGTCGCGCTCAAGCTCGCGGGGGACGACCCGCAGGAGCCGCACATGGCCGCCGCCGCCGCGTACGTGCGGGCGGCCGGGGGGATCGCCGCCACCCGGGTGTTCACCCGGATCTGGTTGGCGCTGTTCGGCTGGTGGCCGTGGGAGCGGCTGCCGGAGATGCCGCCGGAGGTGATGTTCCTCCCGCGGTGGCTGCCGCTGAACATCTACGCCTTCGGCTGCTGGGCCCGGCAGACCATCGTGCCGCTCACCGTGGTCTCGGCGCACCGCCCGGTGCGCCCGGGCCCGTTCGAGCTCACCGAGCTGCACACCGACCCGGCGGATCCCTTCCCGGAGCGGCCGCTCTCGCCGGCCGCCAGCTGGGACGGGCTGTTCGAGCGGCTCGACAAGCTGCTGCACGCCTACCACCACGTGGCCGCCCGGCCGTTGCGCCGGCTGGCCCTGGCCAAGGCCGGCCGGTGGATCGTGGAGCGCCAGGAGGCGGACGGCTGCTGGGGCGGGATCCAGCCCCCGGCGGTCTACTCGCTGATCGCCCTGCACCTGCTGGGCTACGAGCTGGACCACCCGGTGATGAAGGCGGGCCTGGCCTCCTTCGACAAGTTCACCGTGCACACCGAGGACGGCCGCCGCTGGATGGAGGCCTGCCAGTCGCCGGTCTGGGACACCTGCCTGGCCACCATCGCGCTGCGCGACGCCGGCCTGCCGGCCGACCACCCGGCGCTGGTGACCTCGGTGGGCTGGATGCTGGACGAGGAGATCACCATCCCGGGGGACTGGTCCGTGCGGCGGCCCTCGCTCACCCCGGGCGGCTGGGCCTTCGAGTTCGAGAACGACAACTACCCGGACGTCGACGACACCGCCGAGGTGGTGCTCGCCCTGCGCCGCGTCACCCATCCGGAGCAAGCCAGGCTGGACGGCGCGGTGAGCCGCGCGGTCGAGTGGGGCCTGGGGATGCAGTCGCGCAACGGGGCCTGGGGGGCCTTCGACGTCGACAACACCAGCACGCTGCCGAACAAGCTGCCGTTCTGCGACTTCGGCGAGGTGGTCGACCCGCCCTCGGCGGACGTCACCGCGCACATGGTGGAGATGCTGGCCGAGGTCGGCCTGGCCGAGGACCCGCGCACCCGGCGGGGCATCGCCTGGCTGCTGGCCAACCAGGAGGCCGACGGCTCCTGGTTCGGCCGCTGGGGGACGAACTACATCTACGGCACCGGTTCGGTGCTGCCCGCCCTGGTGGCGGCGAAGCTGCCCACCGACCACCCGGCGATCCGCCGGGCCGTGGGCTGGCTGGAGAGCCGGCAGAACGCCGACGGCGGCTGGGGCGAGGACATGCGCTCCTACGCCGACCCCGAGCAGTGGTCCGGCCGGGGGGCCTCCACCGCCTCGCAGACCGCCTGGGCGCTGATGGCGCTGATGGCGGCCGGCGAGGGGATGGCGGGGGCGCGCAGCGAAGCGGTCGAGCGGGGGGTGCGGTGGCTGGTCGACACCCAGCTGCCCTCCGGCACCTGGGACGAGCCGCAGTTCACCGGCACCGGGTTCCCCTGGGACTTCTCGATCAACTACCACCTCTACCGGCTGGTGTTCCCGGTCACCGCGCTCGGCCGGTACCTGCACCAGACCCCGCTGGGCGGTGGGCGGCGGTGA
- a CDS encoding polyprenyl synthetase family protein, with translation MTGATDLTTTASAPARAARRAPHGQGAPVEPRTGTAARAATPLKEVPSVPELLAQARALCTPALRSAVARLAAPMDTVGAYHFGWIDRDGNPVAGDGGKAVRPALALLSARAAGASFEAGVPGGVSVELVHNFSLLHDDLMDGDETRRHRATAWTVFGPAQAILVGDALATLGTEVLLDAAVTGGATATDAARAVRLITTATRKLIDGQAMDVAFEQRDTVTVEECLTMEGGKTGALLAAAAAIGAVLAGADDRVSDALQRYGHHLGLAFQAVDDLLGIWGATEVTGKPHWGDLRQRKKSLPVAAALAEGGAASRTLAEQLADPRGRGEESEPQLAARAALIEQAGGRAWTQDEARRQHKTALAALDEVPMSDEVREHFVALAEFVVVRER, from the coding sequence ATGACGGGCGCCACCGACCTCACCACCACCGCATCAGCCCCGGCGCGCGCCGCGCGCCGGGCCCCTCACGGACAGGGAGCACCCGTGGAGCCTCGTACGGGCACGGCCGCCAGAGCTGCGACACCGCTCAAGGAGGTGCCGTCGGTCCCCGAGCTGCTGGCGCAGGCCCGCGCGCTCTGTACCCCGGCGCTGCGCTCGGCCGTGGCCCGGCTGGCCGCGCCGATGGACACCGTGGGCGCCTACCACTTCGGCTGGATCGACCGGGACGGCAACCCCGTCGCCGGGGACGGCGGCAAGGCGGTGCGCCCGGCGCTCGCGCTGCTGTCGGCCCGGGCGGCCGGGGCCTCCTTCGAGGCCGGGGTGCCCGGCGGGGTCTCGGTCGAGCTGGTGCACAACTTCAGCCTGCTCCATGATGATCTGATGGACGGTGACGAGACCCGGCGGCACCGGGCCACCGCCTGGACGGTCTTCGGCCCCGCGCAGGCCATCCTGGTCGGCGACGCGCTGGCCACGCTGGGCACCGAGGTGCTGCTGGACGCGGCCGTGACCGGCGGGGCCACCGCCACAGACGCGGCCCGCGCCGTGCGGCTGATCACCACCGCGACCCGCAAGCTCATCGACGGCCAGGCGATGGACGTGGCCTTCGAGCAGCGCGACACCGTCACGGTCGAGGAGTGCCTGACCATGGAGGGCGGCAAGACCGGCGCCCTGCTGGCCGCCGCCGCCGCGATCGGCGCGGTGCTCGCCGGGGCCGACGACCGCGTCTCGGACGCGCTCCAGCGCTACGGTCACCACCTGGGCCTGGCCTTCCAGGCCGTGGACGACCTGCTCGGCATCTGGGGCGCCACCGAGGTGACGGGCAAGCCGCACTGGGGCGACCTGCGCCAGCGCAAGAAGTCGCTGCCGGTCGCCGCCGCGCTCGCCGAGGGCGGGGCCGCCTCCCGCACCCTGGCCGAGCAGCTGGCCGACCCGCGCGGCCGGGGGGAGGAGAGCGAGCCGCAGCTCGCCGCCCGGGCCGCCCTGATCGAGCAGGCCGGCGGCCGCGCCTGGACCCAGGACGAGGCCCGCCGCCAGCACAAGACCGCCCTCGCCGCCCTGGACGAGGTGCCGATGTCCGACGAGGTGCGCGAGCACTTCGTCGCACTCGCCGAATTCGTGGTGGTACGAGAGAGGTGA
- the hpnD gene encoding presqualene diphosphate synthase HpnD, protein MAAYRYCEAVTALQARNFSYGIRLLPEAKRLGMSALYALARRVDDIGDGDLPEDRKAEQLLRTRELLDEVRKGEVSEEDTDPIKVALADAARRFPIPLDGFDELIDGVEMDLKGVEYRTYEELKVYCRCVAGAIGRLSLGVYGCADPVKGAEYADTLGLALQLTNILRDLREDALNGRTYLPTEDLVRFGCQQGFALDRPAAGADFTGLIAFEAARAQECFEEGLKLLPLLDRRSRACTAAMAGIYHRLLGRIAADPESVLRGRVSLPGWEKAYVALAGLAGGRS, encoded by the coding sequence ATGGCGGCGTACCGGTACTGCGAGGCGGTCACCGCCCTCCAGGCCCGGAACTTCAGCTACGGCATCCGCCTCCTCCCGGAGGCCAAGCGGCTCGGCATGTCGGCGCTCTACGCCCTGGCCCGCCGGGTCGACGACATCGGCGACGGCGACCTCCCGGAGGACCGCAAGGCCGAGCAGCTGCTGCGCACCCGCGAGCTGCTCGACGAGGTGCGCAAGGGCGAGGTGAGCGAGGAGGACACCGACCCGATCAAGGTGGCCCTGGCCGACGCCGCCCGGCGCTTCCCGATCCCGCTGGACGGCTTCGACGAGCTGATCGACGGGGTCGAGATGGACCTCAAGGGCGTCGAGTACCGCACCTACGAGGAGCTCAAGGTCTACTGCCGGTGCGTGGCCGGCGCGATCGGGCGGCTCTCGCTCGGCGTCTACGGCTGCGCCGACCCGGTGAAGGGCGCCGAGTACGCCGACACCCTGGGCCTGGCCCTGCAGCTCACCAACATCCTGCGCGACCTGCGCGAGGACGCGCTCAACGGCCGCACCTACCTGCCGACCGAGGACCTGGTCCGGTTCGGCTGCCAGCAGGGCTTCGCGTTGGACCGCCCGGCGGCCGGCGCGGACTTCACCGGGCTGATCGCCTTCGAGGCCGCGCGGGCCCAGGAGTGCTTCGAGGAGGGACTCAAGCTCCTCCCCCTGCTCGACCGCCGGAGCCGGGCCTGCACGGCCGCGATGGCGGGCATCTACCACCGCCTGCTCGGCCGGATCGCCGCCGACCCGGAGTCGGTTCTGCGCGGTAGGGTCTCGTTGCCCGGTTGGGAGAAGGCATACGTGGCACTGGCTGGGCTCGCCGGAGGGCGTTCTTGA